In one Pseudoclavibacter sp. Marseille-Q3772 genomic region, the following are encoded:
- a CDS encoding FUSC family protein, which yields MTAGTPQPGAKASAGKPAGLFAGIALFDASRPTYEAAVRASLGFLVPVLTLYLIDRMDLGVYAAMTSFTAFYGRREPYRTRWLSVATVGAVQVLCVLLGALISSAGAPLWLLMVSAAGVTLITLPLSFGMQLIPKGSMFFLFALLACANAPVPPEGLPIVAITALATAGFSWCVAMSGRLLRAVPAIATRLQPLPHEPVRSVSNALAAEVRSLTIAAIIGMTAAALIAWSLNLASHQYWAVITVAAIFATPTAMRSFERTLHRVAGTLAGVGLAAALFSGNPPTLYVIIVCAVCQFILEVVVGRHYGVALTFITPVAIGASNLRLTTDWETLFVDRSRETLLGAACAVVIIIAVRWQLQRTGKLTSAA from the coding sequence ATGACGGCAGGTACCCCGCAGCCAGGAGCAAAGGCATCGGCTGGGAAACCTGCAGGATTATTCGCTGGCATCGCGCTCTTCGACGCATCACGACCCACCTACGAGGCTGCGGTTCGCGCATCCCTCGGCTTCCTGGTTCCGGTCCTTACGCTCTACCTCATCGACCGGATGGACCTTGGCGTGTATGCGGCGATGACCTCGTTCACGGCGTTCTACGGGCGCCGCGAGCCGTACCGGACGCGCTGGTTGTCGGTGGCTACGGTGGGGGCTGTCCAGGTGCTGTGTGTGCTGCTCGGCGCACTGATTTCATCTGCCGGAGCACCGCTGTGGCTCTTGATGGTAAGCGCTGCCGGGGTGACGCTGATCACGCTGCCGTTGAGTTTCGGTATGCAATTGATCCCGAAGGGGTCGATGTTCTTCCTGTTCGCGCTACTCGCTTGCGCAAATGCACCGGTACCACCGGAGGGCCTGCCGATCGTTGCGATCACCGCGCTGGCGACCGCTGGGTTCAGCTGGTGTGTGGCGATGTCGGGCAGGTTGCTGCGGGCAGTTCCCGCTATTGCCACTCGCTTGCAGCCGCTGCCGCATGAACCGGTGCGGTCCGTTTCGAATGCGCTGGCTGCCGAGGTGCGCTCGCTCACGATCGCCGCGATTATCGGGATGACGGCTGCCGCGCTGATCGCTTGGTCGTTGAATCTGGCGTCCCATCAGTATTGGGCGGTGATTACGGTTGCCGCGATTTTCGCGACGCCAACGGCGATGCGTTCCTTCGAGCGGACGCTACACCGAGTCGCCGGCACCCTGGCCGGGGTTGGCTTGGCTGCGGCGCTATTCAGCGGCAACCCGCCAACCCTGTATGTGATCATCGTGTGCGCCGTATGTCAGTTCATCCTTGAGGTCGTGGTGGGTCGCCACTACGGTGTTGCCCTCACCTTCATCACACCGGTGGCGATCGGTGCGTCGAACCTGCGGCTCACCACCGATTGGGAGACACTCTTCGTGGACCGCTCCCGCGAGACACTCCTCGGTGCAGCGTGTGCGGTCGTAATCATCATCGCGGTGCGCTGGCAGCTGCAGCGCACCGGCAAGCTGACATCGGCGGCGTGA
- a CDS encoding FAD-dependent oxidoreductase has translation MSGTRVGVIGLGSVGAFTAVELQQRGYEVLGFEAFGVANDLSAVGGDTRLFRRLYREGGAYYSLIERAYELWRALDERLPTAFRECGALALVPEDSDYARGLQAYADQFNVAHKVLRGKELDERFPQFTRTDGDVGYFDACGGFVRTDLVVRDAFDRAEALGAEHIAATVTECIPHSNGVTITAEDGQSWEVDRVVVAAGARTSGILPQLKPFTTPTLQVMTWFQPDSPEAFRPSEMPVFIREGSDFHVYGAPTLDGLHVKVSGLTEPRPAEFDGIAYDGQATIEDLQDCEQLVPRILRNVHPVPVRTAVYPELYSIDRDFILDWADANQRVFVASAFSGKGFKMCNAIGELVATIIAEDAEPPSAFSLKRFPGWVME, from the coding sequence ATGTCTGGAACCAGGGTCGGTGTGATTGGCCTCGGCTCCGTCGGTGCGTTCACCGCGGTCGAACTCCAGCAGCGCGGATACGAGGTGCTCGGCTTTGAAGCCTTCGGCGTCGCCAATGACCTCTCGGCAGTCGGCGGCGACACCCGCCTCTTTCGGCGCCTCTACCGCGAAGGCGGTGCCTACTATTCGCTCATCGAGAGAGCGTATGAACTCTGGCGAGCACTCGATGAACGCCTGCCCACCGCATTCCGGGAATGCGGTGCACTGGCGCTCGTCCCCGAAGACTCCGACTACGCCCGCGGTCTGCAGGCATACGCTGACCAATTCAATGTCGCCCACAAGGTTCTGCGCGGCAAGGAGCTCGACGAACGCTTCCCGCAATTCACTCGAACCGATGGCGACGTCGGCTATTTCGACGCCTGCGGCGGATTCGTGCGCACCGACCTCGTCGTCCGTGACGCATTTGATCGAGCCGAGGCGCTCGGTGCGGAACACATCGCCGCGACCGTGACCGAATGCATCCCACACTCAAACGGCGTGACAATCACTGCTGAAGACGGCCAGAGCTGGGAAGTCGATCGAGTCGTGGTCGCCGCCGGCGCTCGTACCAGCGGCATCCTCCCGCAACTCAAACCATTCACCACCCCAACGCTGCAGGTGATGACCTGGTTCCAGCCCGACTCGCCGGAAGCCTTCCGTCCGAGCGAGATGCCCGTGTTCATCCGCGAGGGTAGCGACTTCCACGTCTACGGCGCACCAACGCTCGACGGACTGCATGTGAAAGTATCGGGTCTTACCGAACCAAGACCCGCCGAGTTCGATGGCATCGCCTACGACGGCCAGGCCACGATCGAGGACCTTCAAGACTGCGAACAGCTCGTACCGCGCATCCTGCGTAATGTCCACCCAGTGCCGGTGCGCACCGCGGTCTACCCCGAGCTGTATTCCATCGACCGGGATTTCATCCTCGACTGGGCGGATGCAAACCAGCGAGTGTTCGTCGCCAGTGCGTTCTCGGGCAAGGGGTTCAAGATGTGTAACGCCATCGGTGAGCTGGTCGCAACGATCATTGCCGAGGATGCGGAACCGCCGAGCGCGTTCTCACTCAAGCGGTTCCCCGGCTGGGTGATGGAATAG
- a CDS encoding FUSC family protein, which produces MRITSTFLASSRIPAMQLGKSILAITLAWLLSWLLLGVEMPIFAAIAALLIVAPSVNESFSKGVERSLGVIAGVLIASLISLVLPITGAVVLVAVTLSLVISWLARFSTGMTNQVVISSMLAIAMGAGSAEFALMRTVETALGALVAFGVNLLLVPPVMVEPAREKIALLGGEVSNSLLRLADALERKQSEQALRGLLLEARLLRPMVDASVAAVVKAHESLTMNLWAKRYEEQLAEMDELLENRLRGTVTEVIGMTRAFYDHYDDELHTEPMVLDITEQLRRSAHDIRLLVHLADVDPTPLTSAIPALTAPLELRTPSGRRWILIGSLMEDLRRIHDRIAGADT; this is translated from the coding sequence ATGCGGATCACTTCAACCTTCTTGGCGAGTTCCCGCATCCCCGCCATGCAATTGGGGAAGTCAATCCTGGCAATCACGCTGGCTTGGCTGCTGAGTTGGTTGCTGCTCGGTGTGGAGATGCCGATCTTCGCTGCGATTGCGGCGTTGCTGATCGTCGCGCCCAGTGTGAACGAGTCGTTCTCGAAGGGGGTCGAGCGAAGCCTCGGGGTGATCGCTGGTGTGCTGATTGCATCGCTGATCTCGCTCGTGCTGCCCATTACGGGTGCGGTGGTGCTGGTGGCGGTGACGCTGTCTCTGGTAATCAGTTGGTTGGCGAGATTCAGCACCGGGATGACCAACCAGGTTGTGATCAGTTCGATGCTGGCGATTGCGATGGGGGCGGGGAGTGCTGAGTTTGCCCTGATGCGAACGGTTGAGACAGCACTCGGGGCGCTCGTTGCGTTCGGCGTGAACCTGCTGCTCGTTCCTCCGGTGATGGTGGAGCCGGCGCGCGAGAAGATTGCCCTGCTCGGTGGCGAGGTATCGAACTCGCTACTGCGCCTCGCGGATGCGCTCGAGCGCAAGCAGAGCGAGCAAGCGCTGCGCGGTTTGTTGCTGGAGGCCAGGTTGCTGCGGCCGATGGTGGACGCCTCGGTGGCCGCGGTGGTGAAGGCTCACGAGTCGCTCACGATGAACCTGTGGGCGAAGCGGTATGAGGAGCAGCTGGCCGAGATGGATGAGCTGCTCGAGAACCGACTTCGGGGCACGGTGACCGAGGTTATCGGTATGACGCGCGCGTTCTATGACCACTATGACGATGAGCTGCACACTGAGCCGATGGTGCTCGATATCACCGAACAGCTGCGGCGGTCTGCGCACGATATTCGATTGCTCGTGCACTTAGCGGATGTGGATCCCACACCGTTGACTTCAGCGATCCCGGCGTTGACCGCACCGTTGGAGTTGCGCACGCCCAGCGGCCGGCGGTGGATTCTTATCGGATCGCTGATGGAGGATCTGCGCCGCATTCACGACCGGATCGCCGGCGCCGATACCTAA
- a CDS encoding aminotransferase class IV: MTATDSTQLIALLDGTLVDPNVPLLRADDLGVVRGDGVFDVAFCRDGKVPNLDAHLDRLEASARILNLPKPDRDGYTRAVTALTEAWDWQTRPEAIVRLVETRGSEFGGPPTCWAMMMPLPAAIYRDRHEGVRVLVLDRGFEAEETVDLPWLLPGAKSLSYGINMAAQRWALDHGADDALFVTPSGRLLEGPTSTLVVDLDGKLQTPQQDGILASTTLRRLMDAGASEGLTVTFADLDRSVLDRADGAWLISSGRLLAPIVSVDGTPMPRSPRHEQLSRLLQVPAPR; this comes from the coding sequence ATGACCGCGACTGATTCGACGCAACTCATTGCCCTCCTCGATGGCACGCTCGTTGATCCCAATGTCCCCCTCTTGCGCGCAGACGACCTCGGTGTCGTTCGCGGAGACGGAGTGTTCGATGTGGCCTTCTGCCGAGACGGCAAGGTACCGAACCTCGACGCCCACTTGGATCGACTCGAAGCATCCGCCCGCATCCTGAACCTACCTAAACCAGACCGCGACGGGTACACCCGCGCCGTGACTGCGCTCACCGAAGCATGGGATTGGCAGACCCGTCCCGAGGCGATTGTGCGCCTGGTTGAAACGCGCGGCTCCGAGTTCGGCGGCCCGCCCACCTGTTGGGCAATGATGATGCCGCTTCCGGCCGCCATTTACCGCGACCGCCACGAGGGCGTGCGCGTGCTCGTACTCGACCGCGGATTCGAAGCCGAAGAAACCGTCGACCTGCCGTGGCTGCTGCCCGGCGCAAAAAGCCTGTCCTACGGCATTAACATGGCCGCGCAGCGCTGGGCACTCGACCACGGTGCCGATGACGCGCTATTTGTCACCCCATCCGGACGCCTCCTCGAAGGCCCCACCTCGACGCTGGTGGTCGACCTCGACGGCAAGCTCCAAACCCCACAGCAAGACGGCATCCTCGCCTCCACGACGCTGCGCCGGTTGATGGATGCTGGTGCCAGCGAAGGCTTGACAGTCACCTTTGCCGATTTGGACCGCAGCGTGCTCGATCGTGCTGACGGCGCCTGGCTGATCTCTTCAGGCCGCCTGCTGGCGCCGATCGTCTCGGTGGATGGCACCCCGATGCCTCGGTCGCCGCGCCACGAACAGCTCTCGCGGCTGCTGCAGGTACCGGCACCGCGCTAG
- a CDS encoding rhodanese-like domain-containing protein, producing MKTISVEALHQLGDQITLIDVREPDELAEVRIPYAVSIPLSEFADRADEVPASGAYILCHAGGRSARAVTFLEELGKDATNVEGGISAWQQADLPVERG from the coding sequence ATGAAGACCATCTCCGTAGAAGCACTGCATCAGCTCGGCGACCAGATCACGCTCATCGACGTGCGTGAGCCGGACGAACTCGCCGAGGTTCGCATCCCCTATGCGGTTTCGATCCCGCTAAGCGAGTTCGCAGACCGCGCCGACGAAGTCCCCGCATCCGGAGCCTACATTCTGTGCCACGCCGGGGGACGCTCCGCGCGCGCCGTGACCTTTCTTGAAGAACTCGGCAAGGACGCCACCAATGTCGAGGGCGGTATCTCTGCCTGGCAGCAAGCCGATCTCCCCGTCGAACGGGGCTGA
- a CDS encoding neutral zinc metallopeptidase, translated as MTFNEGSQFDSSNVRKRSGRGAMIGGGGGIAVLLLGLLSTQLLGVDVTQFFGAGGGGQQQEENIACTGADANSNRDCRIEGAAVTLEQFWSEEAGKVGVREYRDPSVVIYSGQTGSGCGTASNAVGPFYCPNDEGIYMDTDFFDILVDRFGAPGGPLAEMYVVAHEWGHHIQHLAGGLTPDRQQDEGPTGGLVRLELQADCYAGAWMAGASRAKDEHGNQIMKEPTREEIEQTISAAQAIGDDAIMEQSGMEVQPEKFTHGTSKQRTTWLMRGFEGGVEQCDSFSVSGNQL; from the coding sequence ATGACGTTCAACGAAGGATCGCAGTTCGACTCGAGCAATGTGCGTAAGCGCAGCGGCCGGGGCGCGATGATTGGTGGTGGCGGCGGTATCGCCGTGCTGCTGCTTGGTCTGCTCTCGACCCAGCTCTTAGGGGTCGATGTGACCCAGTTCTTTGGCGCCGGTGGTGGCGGTCAGCAGCAGGAAGAGAACATCGCCTGCACGGGGGCCGATGCAAACTCGAACCGTGACTGCCGTATCGAAGGTGCCGCGGTGACGCTCGAACAGTTCTGGTCCGAGGAGGCCGGCAAGGTCGGCGTGCGTGAGTACCGCGACCCTTCGGTGGTGATCTATAGCGGCCAGACCGGCAGTGGCTGTGGAACCGCATCCAACGCCGTTGGACCGTTCTACTGCCCGAACGATGAGGGTATCTATATGGATACCGATTTCTTCGACATCCTCGTTGACCGCTTCGGTGCGCCGGGTGGCCCGCTGGCCGAGATGTATGTGGTCGCACACGAGTGGGGTCACCACATCCAACACCTCGCTGGCGGTCTCACCCCTGATCGGCAGCAGGATGAGGGCCCGACCGGTGGACTGGTACGGCTTGAGTTGCAGGCAGACTGCTATGCCGGTGCGTGGATGGCCGGAGCGTCGCGCGCTAAGGATGAGCACGGCAACCAGATCATGAAGGAACCAACGCGCGAGGAGATCGAACAGACGATCTCGGCGGCGCAGGCTATCGGTGATGATGCGATCATGGAGCAGTCCGGTATGGAAGTGCAGCCGGAGAAGTTCACGCACGGTACGAGCAAGCAGCGCACGACCTGGCTGATGCGCGGATTCGAGGGCGGCGTGGAACAGTGCGATAGCTTTAGTGTGTCCGGTAACCAGCTATAA
- a CDS encoding acyl-CoA dehydrogenase, which produces MSNDALPEEPNNDVRADGAVGEDLEPHVSEAAGTTDDTVEHAAHLDDTELDADPNTVAINCNQIAHALIGSWPDATIKGRSIAANPTFWRDDSLTPQEHRERVSEQLVKLVAIGTPKLAFPEEFGGKGAHGANLAVFSELFLADPSLQIKSGVQFGLFASAILHLGTEEHHRRWLPDVLSLKVPGAFAMTESGHGSNVAGLATTATYDPDAHEWVINTPFRLAWKDYLGNAAKDGTAAVVFAQLITKGVNHGVHAFYVPIRDEHGEFLPGVGGEDDGLKGGLNGVDNGRLHFDHVRIPRDYLLNRYGDVDEDGNYTSPIASPGRRFFTMTGTLVQGRVSLTGTAAVAQRAALAIGITYANQRRQFDNAKSGRETVLLDYGRHQHRLIPKIATAYAATFAADELLAEFQAVFSGADDTPERRADLETLAAALKPLSTWQGMETLQEVREACGGAGFLAENRVALLRHDLDVYTTFEGDNTVLLQLVGKRLLDDYAAKFKDADSRETARLILSQTALKAWREIGLARLGGNATDLGSSARAVGWLRDPNHQRALLAARVEDEIAAIGAYLAKYAKRSAAERAEALNTQQSRLIDAARAYAELIQWEAFTRKLETFDAESDEYRVLCWLRDLYGLGRIERDLDWYLLAGRLTTGRARMVGSYIQRLVSRLRPLAQELVDAFGYEQAHLRTVVASGSEAQWQQEAHEHYEQLRERGEMPAAEPRPKRR; this is translated from the coding sequence ATGAGCAATGACGCTTTACCGGAAGAACCGAACAACGACGTTCGCGCTGACGGGGCCGTCGGCGAAGACCTCGAGCCCCACGTGAGTGAAGCTGCCGGCACGACCGATGACACGGTCGAACACGCAGCACACCTCGACGACACTGAACTCGATGCCGACCCGAACACGGTGGCGATTAACTGCAACCAAATTGCCCACGCACTCATCGGGTCCTGGCCGGATGCCACGATCAAGGGGCGGTCGATTGCCGCGAACCCGACGTTCTGGCGCGATGACTCGCTCACCCCGCAGGAACACCGCGAACGGGTGTCGGAACAGCTTGTGAAGCTGGTTGCAATCGGTACTCCGAAGCTCGCTTTCCCGGAGGAGTTCGGTGGCAAGGGTGCCCACGGCGCCAACCTCGCGGTGTTCAGCGAACTGTTCCTTGCAGATCCCAGCCTGCAGATTAAATCAGGGGTGCAGTTCGGGCTCTTTGCCTCCGCGATCCTGCACCTCGGTACCGAGGAACACCACCGTCGGTGGCTGCCAGATGTGCTCTCGCTCAAGGTGCCCGGCGCATTCGCGATGACCGAGTCCGGCCACGGCTCCAATGTCGCGGGTCTGGCAACGACCGCGACCTATGATCCGGATGCGCACGAGTGGGTCATCAACACCCCGTTCCGGCTGGCGTGGAAGGACTACCTCGGCAACGCCGCGAAGGACGGCACAGCCGCAGTGGTGTTCGCGCAGCTCATCACCAAGGGCGTTAATCACGGTGTGCACGCCTTCTATGTGCCGATCAGGGATGAGCACGGCGAGTTCCTGCCCGGCGTCGGCGGTGAGGATGACGGCCTCAAGGGCGGGCTCAACGGTGTCGACAACGGGCGCTTGCACTTCGATCATGTCCGCATCCCGCGCGACTATCTGCTGAACCGCTACGGCGACGTCGACGAGGACGGTAACTACACCTCGCCGATCGCATCCCCGGGCCGACGGTTCTTTACGATGACCGGAACCCTGGTGCAGGGGCGGGTTTCACTCACGGGTACCGCGGCGGTCGCCCAGCGCGCCGCCCTCGCCATAGGCATTACTTACGCCAATCAGCGTCGTCAATTCGATAACGCTAAGAGCGGCCGCGAGACGGTACTGCTCGACTACGGCCGCCACCAGCATCGACTCATCCCGAAGATTGCCACCGCTTATGCGGCAACGTTTGCGGCCGACGAGCTGCTCGCTGAGTTTCAGGCGGTGTTCTCCGGCGCTGATGACACCCCCGAGCGTCGGGCCGATCTGGAAACCCTTGCGGCAGCGCTGAAGCCGCTGTCGACATGGCAGGGAATGGAGACACTGCAAGAGGTTCGGGAAGCGTGCGGTGGTGCGGGCTTCCTCGCCGAGAACCGCGTTGCGCTGCTGCGTCACGATCTCGATGTCTACACCACCTTCGAGGGCGATAACACCGTGCTCCTGCAGCTGGTGGGTAAGCGCTTGCTCGATGATTATGCGGCAAAGTTCAAGGATGCGGACAGTCGCGAAACTGCGCGTCTGATCCTTTCGCAGACGGCATTGAAGGCGTGGCGAGAGATCGGCCTTGCCCGCTTGGGCGGCAACGCGACGGACTTGGGGAGCTCTGCCCGTGCCGTCGGCTGGCTGCGTGACCCGAACCACCAGCGGGCGCTGCTTGCCGCCCGAGTCGAGGATGAGATCGCTGCCATCGGCGCCTATCTCGCAAAGTACGCGAAGCGCTCGGCAGCGGAGCGCGCTGAAGCCCTAAACACCCAACAATCACGGCTGATTGATGCGGCGCGCGCCTATGCCGAGTTGATCCAGTGGGAGGCGTTCACACGCAAGCTGGAGACCTTCGACGCCGAAAGCGACGAATATCGAGTGTTGTGCTGGTTACGTGATCTCTACGGCCTCGGGCGAATTGAACGCGATCTCGATTGGTACCTGCTCGCGGGACGACTCACCACCGGGCGGGCACGAATGGTCGGTTCGTATATTCAGCGGCTGGTATCTCGCTTGCGGCCACTGGCACAGGAGTTGGTGGATGCGTTTGGTTACGAGCAGGCGCACCTGCGCACGGTCGTCGCATCCGGCTCAGAAGCGCAGTGGCAACAGGAAGCGCACGAGCACTACGAGCAGCTGCGTGAGCGCGGTGAGATGCCTGCTGCCGAGCCGCGACCGAAACGGCGCTAG
- a CDS encoding ABC transporter permease — MSHTKPQHETQPQVASALSPVQGVKLIAERELQMAVRSKAFIWGMIISVLFILAAVLGQKYIGEFFSAIGGNDEDITVGTTIDESTIPGMDKLPFELQQLGSVDEGVEALKSGDVNALVVMTDEAQALTLYDQDGKQASLAAESPITVLGNEDVKQQVVSAFTVSPNSAVVSEPTSALDNPMARMWIGMGFGILFFSALMMSVQRLAQSIVEEKASRIVELLVSTVTPSTILAGKIIAGTILAVGQLLVIAVTLVGALAASGSGELAMQILPAAGWFILFTLLGYMVYAAMYAAVSATLSRPEDVASATAPIVYLMMVPYIGPFLGASNEVLMTWLSYIPISSPVAMPVRIFFGDAQWWEPLVSLVILVATAWVLTMLAGRIYRNSILRSGRVKMMEALKA; from the coding sequence ATGAGCCACACCAAACCACAACACGAAACTCAACCGCAGGTTGCCAGCGCGCTCTCCCCGGTACAGGGCGTCAAGCTCATCGCCGAACGCGAACTGCAGATGGCCGTTCGCTCCAAAGCGTTTATTTGGGGAATGATCATCAGCGTGCTGTTCATTCTGGCCGCCGTCCTCGGCCAGAAGTACATTGGCGAGTTCTTCAGCGCCATCGGCGGTAACGACGAGGATATTACGGTCGGCACCACGATCGATGAATCAACGATCCCGGGTATGGACAAGCTGCCGTTCGAGCTGCAGCAGTTGGGCTCGGTGGATGAGGGTGTTGAGGCACTCAAGTCGGGCGACGTCAACGCGCTGGTCGTGATGACCGATGAGGCGCAGGCCCTCACGCTCTACGACCAGGATGGCAAGCAGGCATCGCTTGCCGCAGAGTCACCGATCACCGTGCTTGGCAATGAAGACGTGAAACAGCAGGTGGTCTCGGCGTTCACGGTTTCGCCGAACTCCGCTGTAGTGAGCGAGCCAACGAGCGCGCTCGATAACCCGATGGCACGGATGTGGATCGGCATGGGCTTTGGCATCCTGTTCTTTTCGGCGCTGATGATGTCCGTGCAGCGCCTCGCACAGTCCATCGTCGAAGAGAAGGCGTCACGCATTGTCGAACTGCTCGTATCGACGGTTACGCCGAGCACGATCCTTGCGGGCAAGATCATCGCCGGCACCATCCTGGCCGTGGGTCAGCTGCTGGTGATTGCGGTGACACTCGTTGGTGCGCTCGCGGCGTCGGGATCGGGAGAGCTCGCCATGCAGATTCTCCCCGCCGCCGGGTGGTTCATCCTCTTCACGCTGCTCGGGTACATGGTCTACGCCGCAATGTACGCGGCGGTCAGTGCGACACTCAGCCGCCCTGAGGATGTGGCCAGCGCCACCGCGCCGATTGTGTACTTGATGATGGTGCCGTACATCGGCCCGTTCCTTGGTGCGTCGAACGAGGTGCTGATGACGTGGCTGAGCTACATCCCGATCTCCTCGCCGGTGGCCATGCCGGTGCGGATCTTCTTCGGTGACGCGCAGTGGTGGGAACCGCTGGTTTCGCTGGTCATCCTCGTGGCGACTGCCTGGGTGCTCACGATGTTGGCCGGCCGCATCTACCGCAACTCGATCCTGCGCAGCGGTCGAGTAAAGATGATGGAGGCGCTGAAAGCGTAG
- a CDS encoding ATP-binding cassette domain-containing protein, giving the protein MLQIRGISHWYGDRQVLDDVSFDIKPGRLTGFVGANGAGKTTTMRTILGLIQPTEGEILLNGKPVTATDRARFGYMPEERGLYPKMKVREQIVYFARLHGIDKAEATRRTDELLEVVGLADRGDDALESLSLGNQQRAQVCVSLVHNPEFLILDEPFSGLDPVAVDAVLQVLREVADRGVPVLFSSHQLDVVERLSDDLVIINQGKIRAQGTRDQLQRAHSRGLFRIGSVDTSWAQAFADIELVSSEGNEHVFRVQLDPQLDEDAAEQVAAKRAQDVLQAAIARGPVSTFQRELTPLVQIFREVRS; this is encoded by the coding sequence ATGCTTCAGATCCGAGGCATTAGCCACTGGTACGGGGACCGACAGGTTCTCGACGACGTGAGCTTCGACATCAAACCTGGGCGACTCACGGGATTCGTTGGCGCAAACGGTGCTGGTAAAACCACCACGATGCGCACAATCCTCGGGCTGATCCAGCCAACCGAGGGTGAGATCCTGCTCAACGGCAAACCGGTTACCGCCACCGACCGGGCCCGCTTCGGCTACATGCCCGAAGAACGCGGCCTGTACCCAAAGATGAAGGTGCGCGAGCAGATCGTGTACTTCGCGCGATTGCACGGTATCGACAAGGCGGAGGCAACGCGTCGCACCGACGAGCTGCTCGAGGTCGTGGGACTCGCTGACCGCGGTGATGACGCGCTCGAATCGCTCTCGCTCGGTAACCAGCAGCGCGCCCAGGTGTGCGTCTCGCTCGTGCACAACCCGGAGTTCCTCATTCTTGACGAGCCGTTCTCGGGTCTCGACCCGGTGGCCGTGGATGCGGTGCTGCAGGTACTGCGGGAAGTCGCCGACCGCGGCGTGCCGGTACTGTTCTCATCCCACCAGCTCGACGTCGTTGAACGCCTGAGCGACGACCTGGTGATCATCAACCAGGGCAAGATCCGCGCACAGGGCACCCGAGACCAACTCCAGCGTGCACACTCACGCGGACTGTTCCGCATCGGCAGCGTCGATACCTCGTGGGCGCAGGCATTCGCCGATATTGAACTCGTGAGCAGCGAGGGCAACGAGCACGTGTTCCGTGTGCAGCTCGATCCGCAGCTCGACGAGGACGCAGCAGAGCAGGTCGCAGCGAAGCGCGCACAAGACGTACTCCAGGCGGCGATCGCACGCGGCCCCGTCTCCACATTCCAGCGCGAACTTACGCCGCTGGTCCAGATCTTCCGCGAGGTGCGTTCATGA